CGATTTCACCGTGCCGGACGCTTTGCCGCCAGGCTTCTCAGACCCCAGGCCCGTATAGTGAGGGCCGCCCGATCAATCCGCGCTGGGGCGGCGGAAAGGTCTTAACTGTGCTGCTCACCTCGTCACTCAAAGACCTGCTCGACATCCTGCTGGTGGCCACCCTGTTTTATCAGGGCTACATGCTGCTCAGCGGCACCCGCGCCGTGAACGTGCTGCGCGGCGTGGGCGTGTTCGTGCTGGCCTGGGGGGTCTCCAACTTCCTGCAACTGGCGGCGCTCAATTCGCTGCTGGGCCGCATTGCGCCGGTGGGGTTGTTCGCACTGGTGGTGGTCTTTCAGCCCGAGCTGCGCGCCGCTCTGGAGCAGATCGGACGCACCCGTGTGCGCGATGTGGGGGCCAGCGGCGCGGCCCTGCAAGACATCTCGCGGGCGATGGAGCGCATGGCCGAGCGCAAGACCGGCGCGCTGATCGCCATCGAGCGCCGCACCCCGCTGGGCGAGTACGCCGCCACCGGGGTCAAGCTCGACGCCCAGATCAGCGCGCCGTTTATTGAAGCCCTGTTTGCCCGCAACGCCCCGCTGCACGACGGCGGCATGATCGTGCAGTCGGGGCGGGTCATGGCCGCCGCCTGCCTCTTTCCCTTGCAGGCCAGTGACGGCATCTACCGACGCTACGGCACCCGCCACCGCGCCGCCATCGGCCTGTCGGAACTCACCGACGCGGTGGTGCTGGTGGTCAGCGAGGAGCGCGGCAGCATCCGGCTGGCGACGGGCGGGCGGCTGAGTGCCGACCTGACCGGCGCGGAGCTGCGTGACCGCCTGCGCGAACTGGTGTACGAGTGAGCCGCCCCGGTCCCGATCCACATCAACCTGCGTCCAGCCGCCCGGTTCAGGCGGCGCGCTACTGGTGGCAGCGGCTGCTGCACAACCTGCCGCAGAAATTCCTGGCCCTGCTGCTGGCCTTCGGACTGTGGTTCGTCGCCACCGAGGACCGCCGCGCCAACATCCAGCAGACCTACGACGTGGCGCTCGACGTGCGCGACACCACCGGGGGCCAGGAGAAGCGGGCCATTGACGGTCTGAATCCGGCCAGCGTGCGCGTGACGCTCAGCGGCAGCCGCCAGCGCCTCGGCGCGCTCAATGCCAGCGACATCGGCGCGTATGTGGACGTGACCGATCTGCCCGACGGAGAATTCAGCCGCACCGTGCGGGTGGTCGGCCCCGACGGCACCCGCAGCCTCAAGGTGGTGCCCACCGTGGCGCAGGGCCGCATCGACGCCGAACTCAGCCGCAGCCAGCCGATCATCCTGAGCGTCACCGCCCCGCCCAACAACAGCGTGCCGAGGTACGTGCTCTCGCCGCGCCAGGTGACGGTCAGCGGGCCGAGTCAGGTCGTGGACAGCGTGGCACGGGTCGTGACGGTGCCGGTGACGCTGCTTCAGGGCGACCAGCTCGAAACCCGCTTGCTGGCCCTCGACGCGCAGGGCCAGCCGGTCAAAGTGCGCCTGACCCCGGCCAGCACCACGGTGGCCCGCATCGACAGCGGCAGCCTGCCGGTTCGCAGCGTGCCGGTCAGGCTCAATACTCCGCCCGGCAATGTGCGGGTCCTGTCGTCGAACATCGAACCCGCCACTGTGAGATTGATCGGCCCCGAGGACGTGCTCGCGGCCATCAGCAGCGTGACGGCCACCGTCGCCTACCGCAGCGGCTCCTTCAGCAGCCAGCCGCCGCTGGTGGTGCCCGACGGCGTGCGGGTGCTTGACCGGGTGACGGTGCAGATCAAGGCGGAAACCAAATAACCATGAATGTAAGCATGGACCAGCTGCCCAGCGCCCCCGCCCCACTGGCCGAACTGACCGACGCCGCCACCGGGCGCGGACTGCCGCCGCTCCAGCACGTCACCTTCAGTCTCAGGCCCGGCGAGGCGTGGCTGATTTCCGGCCCCAACGGCGGCGGCAAGAGCACCTTTCTCAAGTTGCTGCGCGGCGAACTCTCGCCCACGCACGGCACGCGGCGCTACGTCCTGGACGGACAGGCGCGCACATCGGCGGTGCGGGCCATGAAAGCGCTGGCCCTGGTGTCGCCGGAGCAGGAAGCCTTTTACCTGACCCGCGACTGGGTGCAGACAGTCTCGGACGTGCTGCTCTCCGGCTTTTCGGGCGACACCCTGCGGCTGTGGGAGGCGTCGCCGGAGGCGCTGGCGAGACTGGACGAGGTGGCCGGGCAGGTGGGGCTACACGCCCTGCTGAAACGCGATTTCCGCACGCTCAGCCACGGGCAGCGCCGCCGCGCCCTGCTGGGCCGCGCTCTGATGCCCCGCCCACAGGCGCTGCTGCTCGACGAATTCACCGACGGCCTGAGCATGGCCGCCCGCAAAGAGTTGCGCGGCGTGCTGGAAACGGTGGTGGCCCAGGGCACGGCGCTGGTGCTGGTCACGCACCGCCCCGAGGAAGCCCCGAAGCTGAACTGGCGGCACGCCCGCATCGAGGCCGGAACGCTGGCGGTGGACACCCTGACGCCCGCACCGCCCAGTCGCCCGGCCCGCTTCGAGCTGAGCGTGCCCGCACCCACCGGACCCGTCCTGGTGCAGCTCGACCATGCCGAGGTCTACCGCAACGGCCACCACGCCCTCGGCCCCGTCACCTGGACCTGGCGGGAAGGCCAGCACTGGTTGGTTACGGGCGAGAACGGCTCCGGCAAGAGCACCTTCGCGCGCTTGGTGGCCGGGGAGTTTCACCCCTCGCTGGGGGGCCGGGTCAGCCGACCTTTCCTGAAACGTGACCTGCTCAGCGAGCGTCAGCGCCACATCGGCCTGCTGGGAGCCGAGGTCGCCATTCGCCAGCGCCGGGGCTGGACCGGGCTGGAAGTCATCGGCTCGGCTTACGGCGGCACCGAGGGTTTCGCCCACCCGCTGACGGGCGAGCAGCGCCAGCAGGTTGAGGCGCTGGCCGCCCGCCTGGGAGCCAGCGATCTGCTGACGCGCCCTGCCGACACGCTCTCGCAGGGCCAGTTGCGGCGGCTGCTGCTGGGCCGCGCCCTGGTTCACCGCCCCCGGCTGCTGATTCTGGACGAGGGGCTAGACTT
This portion of the Deinococcus rubellus genome encodes:
- the cdaA gene encoding diadenylate cyclase CdaA, coding for MLLTSSLKDLLDILLVATLFYQGYMLLSGTRAVNVLRGVGVFVLAWGVSNFLQLAALNSLLGRIAPVGLFALVVVFQPELRAALEQIGRTRVRDVGASGAALQDISRAMERMAERKTGALIAIERRTPLGEYAATGVKLDAQISAPFIEALFARNAPLHDGGMIVQSGRVMAAACLFPLQASDGIYRRYGTRHRAAIGLSELTDAVVLVVSEERGSIRLATGGRLSADLTGAELRDRLRELVYE
- a CDS encoding CdaR family protein, which encodes MSRPGPDPHQPASSRPVQAARYWWQRLLHNLPQKFLALLLAFGLWFVATEDRRANIQQTYDVALDVRDTTGGQEKRAIDGLNPASVRVTLSGSRQRLGALNASDIGAYVDVTDLPDGEFSRTVRVVGPDGTRSLKVVPTVAQGRIDAELSRSQPIILSVTAPPNNSVPRYVLSPRQVTVSGPSQVVDSVARVVTVPVTLLQGDQLETRLLALDAQGQPVKVRLTPASTTVARIDSGSLPVRSVPVRLNTPPGNVRVLSSNIEPATVRLIGPEDVLAAISSVTATVAYRSGSFSSQPPLVVPDGVRVLDRVTVQIKAETK
- a CDS encoding ATP-binding cassette domain-containing protein; translated protein: MDQLPSAPAPLAELTDAATGRGLPPLQHVTFSLRPGEAWLISGPNGGGKSTFLKLLRGELSPTHGTRRYVLDGQARTSAVRAMKALALVSPEQEAFYLTRDWVQTVSDVLLSGFSGDTLRLWEASPEALARLDEVAGQVGLHALLKRDFRTLSHGQRRRALLGRALMPRPQALLLDEFTDGLSMAARKELRGVLETVVAQGTALVLVTHRPEEAPKLNWRHARIEAGTLAVDTLTPAPPSRPARFELSVPAPTGPVLVQLDHAEVYRNGHHALGPVTWTWREGQHWLVTGENGSGKSTFARLVAGEFHPSLGGRVSRPFLKRDLLSERQRHIGLLGAEVAIRQRRGWTGLEVIGSAYGGTEGFAHPLTGEQRQQVEALAARLGASDLLTRPADTLSQGQLRRLLLGRALVHRPRLLILDEGLDFLDVGTRAGVLDLLGEWTRGGTHLLVIAHREEDAPPGLTHHLELDGGKVTQPLPST